The proteins below come from a single Gossypium raimondii isolate GPD5lz chromosome 2, ASM2569854v1, whole genome shotgun sequence genomic window:
- the LOC105777448 gene encoding protein PHLOEM UNLOADING MODULATOR isoform X2 has product MRWPAVKSGGLGVVAMTYVAVDYLRILSPTWHERLQPVLWSLLALVAVTRVPFYRHWSAEFRAAISFLASMIFMLSALLFEACTVRFVTVVLGLNWHNGRPPLPDTGQWLLLALNEKLPEAVVEILRAHIIGLHHYLMLFIMLAFSVLFESVKAPGLGLGARYMFTMAVGRLLRAITFASTILPSARPWCASSRYSIPGHPHRWAQKYYVPYASDANAIRQVIERDIAYDYRPDWGSMSFLIDFLRPNTSEGSSWYSLLKKAGGGCNDLVYSGHMFVAVLTAMAWTEAYGGFSSVLIWLLVMHSAQREVRERHHYSVDCVVAIYVGILLWKMTGFIWSAKGGTGDSRLTKLGKIQGRLLQAAKDSDMDEVRELLKDVELGNQESLKQGPSKVMWLFASGTIFFSLTIVILAFTWTSDG; this is encoded by the exons ATGCGGTGGCCGGCGGTGAAAAGTGGGGGGCTGGGGGTGGTTGCCATGACATACGTGGCGGTAGACTATTTACGCATCCTATCCCCAACGTGGCACGAGCGTCTTCAACCCGTACTCTGGTCTTTACTCGCCCTCGTCGCCGTCACGCGCGTCCCCTTTTACCGTCACTGGAGCGCCGAGTTTCGAGCTGCCATCTCTTTCCTTGCTTCGATGATATTTATGCTCTCAGCTCTTCTTTTTGAAGCCTGCACAGTTCGTTTCGTTACCGTTGTTCTTGGACTCAATTGGCACAA TGGTAGGCCTCCTCTTCCTGATACTGGTCAATGGTTGCTCCTGGCACTAAATGAGAAACTTCCTGAAGCAGTTGTTGAGATACTAAGGGCTCACATCATTGGCTTGCACCATTACTTGATGTTATTTATAATGTTGGCCTTCTCTGTACTATTTGAGTCTGTAAAAGCTCCTGGTCTTGGATTAGGTGCACGATACATGTTTACCATGGCAGTCGGCCGTCTTCTACGTGCAATAACTTTTGCGTCTACAATTCTGCCATCAGCCCGCCCATGGTGTGCTTCATCTCGCTATAGTATCCCTGGACATCCTCATCGTTGGGCTCAGAAATATTATGTTCCTTATGCTTCTGATGCTAATGCCATTCGTCAAGTAATAGAACGGGATATAGCATATg ACTACCGTCCAGATTGGGGTTCAATGAGCTTCCTAATAGATTTTCTGCGACCCAATACATCAGAAGGATCTTCATGGTACAGTCTGCTTAAAAAGGCTGGGGGCGGCTGCAATGACCTTGTATACAGTGGCCACATGTTTGTTGCTGTGCTGACTGCAATGGCATGGACG GAGGCTTATGGAGGGTTTAGCTCAGTCCTTATATGGCTGCTTGTTATGCACAGTGCTCAGCGGGAAGTACGAGAGCGCCACCATTATTCTGTAGATTGTGTTGTTGCCATCTATGTGGGTATTCTTCTTTGGAAGATGACTGGTTTTATCTGGTCGGCTAAGGGTGGAACTGGAGATAGCAGACTCACTAAGCTTGGGAAAATTCAAGGTAGACTACTCCAAGCAGCCAAGGATTCCGATATGGATGAAGTAAGGGAGCTTCTCAAAGATGTTGAGTTGGGGAATCAAGAGAGCCTGAAACAAGGGCCGAGCAAGGTCATGTGGTTGTTTGCTAGCGGAACTATTTTCTTCTCACTTACCATTGTTATTTTGGCCTTCACATGGACAAGCGATGGCTAA
- the LOC105777448 gene encoding protein PHLOEM UNLOADING MODULATOR isoform X1 encodes MRWPAVKSGGLGVVAMTYVAVDYLRILSPTWHERLQPVLWSLLALVAVTRVPFYRHWSAEFRAAISFLASMIFMLSALLFEACTVRFVTVVLGLNWHNGRPPLPDTGQWLLLALNEKLPEAVVEILRAHIIGLHHYLMLFIMLAFSVLFESVKAPGLGLGARYMFTMAVGRLLRAITFASTILPSARPWCASSRYSIPGHPHRWAQKYYVPYASDANAIRQVIERDIAYVDTVNYTADYRPDWGSMSFLIDFLRPNTSEGSSWYSLLKKAGGGCNDLVYSGHMFVAVLTAMAWTEAYGGFSSVLIWLLVMHSAQREVRERHHYSVDCVVAIYVGILLWKMTGFIWSAKGGTGDSRLTKLGKIQGRLLQAAKDSDMDEVRELLKDVELGNQESLKQGPSKVMWLFASGTIFFSLTIVILAFTWTSDG; translated from the exons ATGCGGTGGCCGGCGGTGAAAAGTGGGGGGCTGGGGGTGGTTGCCATGACATACGTGGCGGTAGACTATTTACGCATCCTATCCCCAACGTGGCACGAGCGTCTTCAACCCGTACTCTGGTCTTTACTCGCCCTCGTCGCCGTCACGCGCGTCCCCTTTTACCGTCACTGGAGCGCCGAGTTTCGAGCTGCCATCTCTTTCCTTGCTTCGATGATATTTATGCTCTCAGCTCTTCTTTTTGAAGCCTGCACAGTTCGTTTCGTTACCGTTGTTCTTGGACTCAATTGGCACAA TGGTAGGCCTCCTCTTCCTGATACTGGTCAATGGTTGCTCCTGGCACTAAATGAGAAACTTCCTGAAGCAGTTGTTGAGATACTAAGGGCTCACATCATTGGCTTGCACCATTACTTGATGTTATTTATAATGTTGGCCTTCTCTGTACTATTTGAGTCTGTAAAAGCTCCTGGTCTTGGATTAGGTGCACGATACATGTTTACCATGGCAGTCGGCCGTCTTCTACGTGCAATAACTTTTGCGTCTACAATTCTGCCATCAGCCCGCCCATGGTGTGCTTCATCTCGCTATAGTATCCCTGGACATCCTCATCGTTGGGCTCAGAAATATTATGTTCCTTATGCTTCTGATGCTAATGCCATTCGTCAAGTAATAGAACGGGATATAGCATATg TTGATACTGTCAATTACACTGCAGACTACCGTCCAGATTGGGGTTCAATGAGCTTCCTAATAGATTTTCTGCGACCCAATACATCAGAAGGATCTTCATGGTACAGTCTGCTTAAAAAGGCTGGGGGCGGCTGCAATGACCTTGTATACAGTGGCCACATGTTTGTTGCTGTGCTGACTGCAATGGCATGGACG GAGGCTTATGGAGGGTTTAGCTCAGTCCTTATATGGCTGCTTGTTATGCACAGTGCTCAGCGGGAAGTACGAGAGCGCCACCATTATTCTGTAGATTGTGTTGTTGCCATCTATGTGGGTATTCTTCTTTGGAAGATGACTGGTTTTATCTGGTCGGCTAAGGGTGGAACTGGAGATAGCAGACTCACTAAGCTTGGGAAAATTCAAGGTAGACTACTCCAAGCAGCCAAGGATTCCGATATGGATGAAGTAAGGGAGCTTCTCAAAGATGTTGAGTTGGGGAATCAAGAGAGCCTGAAACAAGGGCCGAGCAAGGTCATGTGGTTGTTTGCTAGCGGAACTATTTTCTTCTCACTTACCATTGTTATTTTGGCCTTCACATGGACAAGCGATGGCTAA